A single genomic interval of Adhaeribacter pallidiroseus harbors:
- a CDS encoding recombinase family protein, with the protein MSLIFGYARVSSIDQNLDTQIEALEKAGCQEIFTDKVSGVATSRPALDKMLDLLRPGDTIIVARLTRLGRSRDHLIKLVTEFGEKGIHFKALDLNIDTTTPMGMLVFTIFAALAEYDRQTIKERTKAGIELAKAKGKHLGRRKGVDIVSYVKVKTAYEKGMSIADTARMTGVSLASVKRYRNMIKKSNLT; encoded by the coding sequence ATGAGTTTAATTTTCGGTTATGCCCGGGTGTCCTCAATCGACCAAAATTTAGATACCCAAATAGAAGCTCTGGAGAAAGCCGGTTGCCAAGAAATCTTTACCGATAAAGTTTCGGGCGTGGCCACATCGCGGCCAGCTCTCGATAAGATGCTCGACTTACTCCGGCCGGGAGACACTATAATCGTGGCCCGATTAACCCGATTAGGAAGGAGCCGCGATCACCTTATAAAACTAGTTACTGAATTTGGGGAAAAGGGCATTCATTTCAAGGCACTCGATTTGAACATCGATACCACTACGCCCATGGGCATGTTAGTTTTTACCATTTTTGCGGCCCTGGCCGAATACGACCGGCAAACTATCAAAGAACGAACCAAGGCAGGAATTGAGTTAGCCAAAGCCAAAGGCAAGCACTTAGGCCGGAGAAAAGGCGTTGACATTGTTTCCTACGTAAAAGTAAAAACAGCCTACGAAAAGGGTATGTCCATTGCCGATACCGCGCGAATGACCGGCGTCAGTTTAGCCAGCGTGAAACGTTACCGCAACATGATTAAGAAGAGCAATCTAACTTAA
- a CDS encoding MerR family transcriptional regulator codes for MKPEDLLEIATKGDLELFGKAIIAELNRLLKVPDVGEEEKYFTLDGAAEFTGHDRSTVKKWINKGKLDNNGKLVKLPTSEFAPGFPRIAKSDLIAFGRIGLESAAIKRKNNLPNNPLKLVS; via the coding sequence ATGAAGCCGGAGGATCTACTCGAAATAGCGACCAAGGGAGATTTAGAGCTATTTGGCAAAGCCATAATTGCGGAGCTCAACCGCTTGTTAAAAGTGCCGGATGTAGGCGAGGAGGAGAAGTATTTCACTCTCGATGGTGCCGCCGAATTTACTGGCCACGACCGGAGCACGGTCAAAAAGTGGATCAATAAAGGCAAGCTCGATAATAACGGCAAGCTGGTAAAGCTGCCTACTTCGGAGTTTGCGCCCGGCTTCCCCCGCATTGCGAAAAGCGATCTAATTGCTTTCGGTAGGATAGGTTTGGAAAGCGCTGCCATCAAGCGCAAGAATAATCTGCCTAATAACCCTTTAAAGCTGGTCAGCTAA
- a CDS encoding helix-turn-helix transcriptional regulator, which translates to MKIFTKYMLLGQKVKNAINEAGLTTEDVAYKIDMSSNNLYRLYKKDSFEIKYLIKIAEIVKKPLSYFISELDQEERGQYNLAQGGIGNQAGNNNKQKIMPIHGKEAFIESSDINLNKLQHELELCQRENSHLKNQISLQEDLIEVLKKNQK; encoded by the coding sequence TTGAAAATTTTCACAAAATATATGTTGTTAGGGCAGAAGGTAAAAAATGCGATTAATGAAGCTGGATTAACTACTGAAGATGTGGCCTACAAAATTGATATGTCATCTAATAATTTATATAGGCTTTATAAGAAGGATTCCTTTGAGATTAAATACCTTATAAAGATTGCTGAGATTGTTAAGAAGCCTTTAAGCTATTTTATATCTGAATTAGATCAGGAAGAGAGAGGTCAATATAATTTGGCACAAGGCGGCATAGGAAACCAGGCTGGCAATAATAATAAGCAAAAAATAATGCCTATCCATGGTAAGGAGGCATTTATAGAAAGTTCTGACATTAATTTAAATAAACTTCAACATGAACTGGAGTTATGCCAACGTGAAAATTCACATTTGAAAAATCAAATTTCTTTGCAAGAGGATCTGATCGAAGTATTAAAGAAGAACCAGAAGTGA
- a CDS encoding DUF4435 domain-containing protein, translating into MNLIIPNKLDNINTNNIEIVKSLVLIGANGTGKTRFGTWIEQKNSTITHRISAQRSLSMPKASSPTLKQIAEYSFRYGHFQESSNLDWHEAYGRNIFRWQNNPNTSLLNDYEQLMVLLQTEEFEESTAFRVKSKTNSEIPPVTKLDKIQNIWEQILPHRKLFFKSGTVEAALTESDASNYNASEMSDGERVIFYLIGQAICAPVNSIIIIDEPETHLHKSIVNALWDKIELERPDCIFVYLTHDIDFAIGRTDSKRIWLRSYQNENLWNYEILEDQDSIPEGVYLEILGSRKPILFIEGTNKFSVDIKLYPQIYPEYTIKPLGGCQKVLEATKAFNDLQSFHHITAKGIIDRDRRTDEEVARLNENIYVADVTEVENLLLKEPVIKTVAKKMDKTPEMVFDQTKQKVIELFSRDLENQTLLHTQHTIKKTLEQRLNTSSATITELKDKFANIPQFLEPETIYNEKKAHFQTLIDNNDYNGILKIYNNKGLLPECRVIQNCDLKDKEAYLNAVISLLKKNEEDGIAIRNCIRESVGLT; encoded by the coding sequence ATGAATTTAATTATACCTAATAAACTAGACAATATTAATACAAACAATATAGAAATTGTTAAAAGCTTAGTACTAATCGGAGCTAATGGAACTGGTAAAACGAGATTTGGAACATGGATTGAACAAAAGAACTCTACAATTACACACCGTATTTCAGCACAGAGATCTTTATCAATGCCTAAAGCATCAAGTCCGACCCTTAAGCAAATAGCAGAATATTCATTTAGATATGGCCATTTTCAAGAATCAAGCAATTTAGATTGGCATGAAGCATATGGAAGAAATATATTTAGGTGGCAAAACAACCCTAATACAAGTCTCCTAAATGACTATGAACAACTTATGGTTCTTCTTCAAACTGAAGAATTTGAAGAATCTACTGCTTTCAGGGTAAAATCGAAAACAAATTCTGAAATACCACCAGTTACCAAATTAGATAAAATTCAAAATATTTGGGAACAAATACTTCCACATCGAAAACTGTTTTTTAAATCTGGTACAGTTGAAGCAGCTTTAACGGAATCTGATGCTTCAAATTACAATGCATCAGAGATGAGTGATGGAGAAAGGGTAATTTTTTACCTCATAGGTCAAGCTATATGTGCACCAGTTAATTCCATCATAATTATTGATGAACCCGAAACTCACTTACATAAATCAATTGTAAATGCCCTCTGGGATAAAATAGAATTAGAACGTCCTGATTGCATTTTTGTATATCTCACACATGATATTGATTTTGCGATAGGAAGAACAGATAGTAAAAGAATCTGGCTTAGATCTTACCAAAATGAAAATTTATGGAATTATGAGATACTAGAGGATCAAGATTCGATTCCCGAAGGTGTTTACCTTGAGATTTTAGGTAGTAGAAAGCCGATATTATTTATAGAGGGTACTAATAAATTTAGTGTTGATATAAAATTGTATCCTCAAATATATCCTGAATATACAATTAAACCACTAGGTGGATGCCAAAAGGTTTTAGAAGCTACTAAGGCATTTAATGACCTACAAAGTTTTCACCATATAACTGCTAAGGGAATAATTGATAGAGATCGCCGGACTGATGAAGAAGTAGCTAGATTAAATGAGAATATCTATGTAGCTGATGTTACCGAGGTTGAAAATCTTCTGTTAAAAGAACCTGTCATTAAAACAGTTGCAAAAAAGATGGATAAAACTCCAGAAATGGTTTTTGACCAAACTAAGCAAAAGGTAATTGAACTATTTAGCAGAGATTTAGAGAATCAGACTTTACTTCATACTCAGCATACCATTAAGAAAACTCTGGAACAAAGACTTAATACCAGCAGTGCTACCATTACAGAGCTCAAAGACAAATTTGCAAACATACCTCAGTTTTTAGAGCCAGAAACTATTTACAATGAAAAGAAAGCCCACTTTCAAACCTTGATAGACAATAATGATTATAATGGCATATTAAAAATTTACAATAATAAAGGCTTATTACCAGAATGTAGAGTAATACAAAATTGCGACTTGAAAGATAAAGAAGCTTACCTGAATGCAGTTATATCATTATTAAAGAAAAACGAAGAAGATGGTATTGCTATTCGCAACTGTATTCGGGAAAGTGTAGGATTAACGTAA
- a CDS encoding RNA helicase: MAKEKEEPTANQKHESEDKKTPDKKPTCGLIMPISAIGNLLENHWREVKNILVSTISELGFEAKLVSEDQDIGVIHNRIVNNIYNSDIVVCDISEKNPNVMFELGLRLAFDKPTILIKDEATSYPFDIGLIEHIPYPRDLRYYGVEKFKADIREKLPATYEKSKSGEGYTTFLGHFKNIKPAKLQDKEVTGIEFVMRQLQDIQSQIRNISLSNSSNDYYKKLITYNQKLNKLKINSSRATDDEVRFRATVRDEFFKFFAENNIPVDNVKQDEVFYSVLNYIFDNIKYTDYDIADIVDVVQRLQRDVYR, from the coding sequence ATGGCAAAGGAAAAGGAAGAACCTACTGCTAATCAAAAGCATGAATCGGAAGATAAAAAAACACCTGATAAAAAGCCCACTTGTGGTCTAATTATGCCAATAAGTGCCATTGGCAATTTACTTGAAAATCATTGGAGGGAGGTCAAGAACATATTAGTCAGCACAATTAGTGAATTAGGATTTGAAGCAAAATTAGTCAGTGAAGATCAAGACATAGGTGTCATTCATAACCGAATCGTTAACAATATTTATAATAGCGATATAGTAGTTTGCGACATAAGTGAAAAGAATCCTAACGTTATGTTTGAATTGGGATTACGATTAGCATTTGATAAACCAACCATCTTGATTAAAGACGAGGCTACAAGTTATCCTTTTGACATAGGCTTAATTGAACATATTCCATACCCAAGGGATTTAAGGTATTACGGCGTGGAAAAATTTAAAGCTGATATTAGGGAAAAGTTGCCAGCAACATACGAAAAATCTAAATCTGGTGAAGGTTATACAACATTTTTAGGACACTTCAAAAACATTAAACCAGCTAAGCTACAAGATAAAGAGGTAACAGGAATAGAATTTGTTATGAGACAATTACAAGACATCCAATCTCAAATTAGGAATATATCATTGAGCAATTCTTCAAATGATTATTATAAAAAGTTAATAACCTATAATCAAAAATTGAATAAATTAAAAATTAACTCTTCAAGGGCTACTGATGATGAAGTACGATTTAGAGCAACAGTTAGAGATGAGTTTTTCAAATTTTTTGCTGAAAATAATATTCCTGTAGATAATGTAAAACAAGATGAAGTATTCTATTCAGTGTTGAACTATATATTTGACAATATAAAATATACAGATTACGATATTGCAGATATAGTTGATGTTGTTCAAAGATTACAAAGGGATGTTTATAGATAG
- a CDS encoding type II toxin-antitoxin system PemK/MazF family toxin — protein MKYKQGDIVWINFPFTDGSQSKPRPALILSNTRVNDTGDYILVQITSKVRNDGLSLAISVNDYRLSPLLLTSYVRIHRIFTSNEALISSKISAVTDRFTQKVINQLILLLQ, from the coding sequence ATGAAGTACAAACAAGGCGATATTGTCTGGATTAATTTTCCTTTTACGGATGGTAGTCAATCTAAACCTCGGCCAGCCTTAATTCTATCAAATACCCGAGTTAATGACACCGGTGATTATATCTTGGTACAGATAACTTCCAAGGTAAGAAATGATGGATTATCGCTGGCTATTTCAGTTAATGACTATCGGCTATCGCCACTGCTATTAACTAGCTATGTCCGAATCCACCGAATTTTTACCTCCAATGAAGCCCTTATTTCGAGTAAAATATCAGCCGTAACGGATAGATTCACACAAAAAGTGATAAATCAGCTAATACTCCTACTGCAATAG
- a CDS encoding tyrosine-type recombinase/integrase, with protein MQVKRYIITSKVNKLGMAPIYLTASWDGKRLKLFPEEKVHLEAWDNKLKKVKPKQTYTTRINGKLEAVEIALTELYDNARKANKALTEAEVKTEFDKAAGFTVISAQELSASAKKILQHLSPKKEAEPELESPFLQLMDSWINHKKLERDSKGNRLEASTITALKASRDRLIDFEATTKFKLTLAKMDNLFFQAFLNYMLENLGQSINTVGKHIKRLTEFLEWCEDQDLEVNRKYRKMSVTEEYQEVESLTEEEVHLIYNLDFRTQQAVDFVKQCFREEYKKEINRLMLAQRIKVLEEMQDVFLFLCYSGMRISDAFTFTPKDIHNGIIKIKAGKTKKHNIWCYIPYYDDAIFKPVEIVTKYQGKYNTCLPVNKGINSYLKYIGKFAGITRLELTTKIGRKTFATLKLYQGVPDRMVMQATGHKTEKAFVRYIGVNTIKLLENFQKRSQISVPVSVPLLEEQNN; from the coding sequence ATGCAAGTAAAACGCTACATCATAACTAGCAAAGTAAATAAGTTGGGTATGGCTCCCATCTACCTAACGGCTAGTTGGGATGGCAAGCGCTTGAAGTTATTTCCGGAAGAAAAAGTACACCTGGAGGCTTGGGATAATAAACTGAAAAAAGTTAAACCAAAGCAAACCTATACCACTCGGATTAATGGTAAGCTGGAAGCTGTTGAAATTGCCTTAACGGAGTTGTATGATAATGCCCGAAAAGCCAATAAAGCATTAACCGAAGCAGAAGTTAAAACGGAATTTGACAAGGCTGCCGGTTTTACCGTCATATCTGCCCAAGAGTTATCTGCTAGTGCCAAGAAAATTTTACAGCACCTTTCACCAAAAAAGGAAGCCGAACCCGAATTGGAATCACCCTTTCTCCAGCTCATGGATAGCTGGATTAATCACAAAAAATTAGAGAGGGATTCTAAAGGCAACCGGTTAGAAGCAAGCACCATCACCGCCTTAAAAGCTAGCCGTGATCGCTTAATAGATTTTGAAGCTACTACCAAATTTAAGCTTACTCTGGCTAAAATGGATAACCTATTTTTTCAGGCATTTTTAAATTATATGCTAGAAAATTTGGGCCAAAGTATAAACACGGTTGGCAAACACATCAAGCGATTGACTGAATTTTTAGAGTGGTGCGAAGATCAGGATTTGGAAGTTAACCGGAAGTACCGCAAAATGTCGGTAACCGAGGAATACCAAGAGGTTGAATCGCTAACCGAAGAGGAAGTTCACCTGATTTACAATCTGGATTTTAGAACCCAACAAGCCGTTGATTTTGTCAAGCAATGTTTTCGGGAAGAATATAAGAAAGAAATTAACCGGCTCATGCTGGCCCAGCGCATTAAAGTTTTGGAAGAAATGCAGGATGTTTTCTTGTTCCTCTGCTATTCCGGAATGCGAATTTCTGATGCTTTTACTTTTACGCCGAAGGATATCCATAATGGAATTATCAAAATTAAAGCGGGTAAAACCAAGAAGCATAATATCTGGTGCTACATTCCTTACTACGACGATGCTATTTTTAAGCCGGTGGAGATTGTAACCAAGTACCAAGGCAAATACAACACCTGCCTACCGGTAAATAAAGGCATTAATTCCTATTTAAAATATATTGGTAAGTTCGCCGGCATAACCAGGTTAGAGCTTACTACTAAGATTGGCCGCAAAACGTTTGCCACCTTAAAGCTCTACCAAGGGGTGCCTGATCGGATGGTTATGCAGGCCACCGGCCACAAAACCGAGAAAGCATTTGTGCGCTACATCGGCGTTAACACCATTAAGCTGCTGGAAAATTTTCAAAAGAGATCCCAAATTTCGGTGCCAGTTTCGGTGCCACTTTTGGAAGAACAGAATAATTAA
- a CDS encoding helix-turn-helix domain-containing protein, with amino-acid sequence MKITVIIEKNESELWARIEDIGDFMPLTVGETTKEVVTNLILLIEDYIQHEGAADAAWNQFNVKELKFEFTYDVQAFFQEFNFLKQSKIAELAGLNSSLVRQYASGLKHPSADQVRKIEEAIHKLATALKNVNISVSSAA; translated from the coding sequence ATGAAAATAACGGTAATTATCGAAAAGAATGAAAGTGAGCTCTGGGCACGCATAGAGGACATTGGCGACTTTATGCCTTTAACGGTGGGAGAAACTACCAAAGAGGTTGTGACTAACCTGATCTTATTAATTGAAGATTATATTCAGCACGAAGGAGCTGCTGATGCGGCCTGGAACCAATTTAACGTAAAAGAATTAAAATTTGAATTTACGTACGATGTGCAAGCCTTTTTTCAGGAATTCAACTTTTTGAAGCAGTCTAAAATTGCTGAGCTGGCCGGTCTAAATTCTAGCTTAGTGCGGCAATATGCATCAGGTTTAAAACATCCTTCCGCGGACCAGGTACGGAAAATTGAAGAAGCTATTCATAAATTAGCTACGGCTTTAAAGAACGTAAATATAAGTGTATCTTCAGCGGCATAA
- a CDS encoding type II toxin-antitoxin system HicA family toxin, with protein sequence MKAKDLIKLLEKNGWYQVRQTGSHRIFKHPTKLETIPIPDHGKQDLKIGTLNAILKQAELK encoded by the coding sequence ATGAAAGCCAAGGATTTAATTAAGCTGCTCGAGAAGAATGGCTGGTACCAGGTTAGACAAACAGGAAGCCACCGGATTTTCAAGCATCCAACGAAATTAGAGACTATTCCAATACCCGACCACGGAAAACAAGATCTAAAAATTGGTACTCTTAATGCAATTCTGAAGCAAGCTGAGTTAAAGTAG
- a CDS encoding glycoside hydrolase family 15 protein — translation MQHQNRPNEPIENYGIIGNLKTVALVSTKGSIDFMAFPRFDSPTVFASLLDANQGGYFSIEPLMGDFTNKQLYLPGTAILLTRFFSDNGIAEIMDYMPLPGDQDLEGSTIVRKVKAVRGNLTFRLHCAPRFYYAAATHTCTLNNNQITFTTAPDSAIQLRLLADVPLQVTGADGYAEFTVKETEIVHFVLESVSAGKASSITDIAQYTQDTYQQALGFWRNWLSKSSYKGRWSELIHRSAITLKLLTSSQFGSVIAAATFGLPETIGGNRNWDYRYTWIRDAAFTMYAFLRLGLNEEATNFLTWIFKQCQGNKLQLIYGVDGTTDLEEKELPHLAGYKNSKPVRIGNGAMSQLQIDIYGELIDTIYIYNKSYKPITYAFWNIVTQMVEAVIQQWQLPDHGIWEIRNEKKEFLHTRLMCWVALDRAIKIAESRSFPFPVTEWTEGRNAIYLDIYHNFWNDEIKAWVQYKGAQVVDASVLLMPLVHFISPLEPRWVSTLAVIDDRLRLDVLIYRYQNSFEKVDGLDGEEGTFNMCSFWYIEALAKSGQVDRAVENFEKMLGYANHLGLFSEELGKKGEHLGNFPQAFTHLALISAAMELNKQLDRIYS, via the coding sequence ATGCAACATCAAAACCGGCCGAATGAACCTATCGAAAATTACGGCATTATTGGCAATTTAAAAACGGTGGCTCTGGTTTCTACCAAGGGATCTATAGATTTTATGGCTTTTCCCCGGTTTGATTCGCCGACGGTATTTGCTTCTTTGCTGGATGCTAACCAAGGGGGCTATTTTTCCATTGAGCCATTAATGGGTGATTTTACGAACAAACAATTATACTTACCCGGAACAGCCATCCTGCTGACTCGTTTTTTCTCCGATAACGGTATAGCCGAAATTATGGATTATATGCCACTTCCGGGTGACCAGGACCTGGAAGGGAGTACCATTGTTAGAAAAGTAAAAGCAGTACGCGGTAACCTCACGTTTCGGCTGCATTGTGCTCCCCGGTTCTATTATGCAGCCGCCACCCATACTTGTACCCTCAACAATAATCAAATAACTTTCACCACCGCACCAGATTCAGCTATTCAGTTACGCCTTTTGGCCGATGTGCCTTTGCAAGTAACTGGTGCCGATGGCTACGCTGAATTTACGGTAAAAGAAACGGAGATAGTACATTTTGTGCTGGAATCGGTTAGTGCTGGTAAAGCAAGTAGTATTACCGATATAGCGCAATACACGCAGGATACTTACCAACAAGCTTTAGGTTTTTGGCGCAACTGGCTGAGCAAATCCAGCTATAAAGGCCGTTGGAGCGAATTGATACATCGGTCTGCTATCACTTTAAAATTATTAACCTCCAGTCAGTTTGGTTCGGTAATAGCCGCCGCTACTTTTGGTTTGCCCGAAACTATTGGTGGCAACCGCAACTGGGATTACCGGTACACCTGGATCCGTGATGCGGCCTTTACCATGTATGCGTTTCTGCGGTTGGGCCTGAATGAGGAAGCTACTAACTTTTTAACCTGGATCTTTAAACAATGCCAGGGAAATAAGCTGCAATTAATTTATGGGGTGGATGGTACGACCGATTTAGAAGAAAAAGAACTGCCGCACTTAGCAGGTTACAAAAACTCTAAACCGGTTCGGATTGGTAATGGTGCCATGAGCCAGTTGCAGATCGATATTTACGGCGAGCTGATTGATACCATCTATATTTATAATAAGTCGTACAAACCAATCACTTATGCGTTTTGGAATATCGTAACGCAAATGGTTGAAGCGGTTATCCAGCAGTGGCAATTACCCGATCACGGTATTTGGGAAATCCGGAACGAGAAAAAAGAATTTTTACATACGCGTTTAATGTGCTGGGTGGCCCTGGATCGGGCCATTAAAATTGCCGAATCACGCTCTTTTCCTTTTCCGGTAACCGAATGGACTGAGGGAAGAAATGCGATTTACTTAGACATTTATCATAATTTCTGGAACGACGAGATAAAAGCTTGGGTGCAGTACAAAGGAGCCCAGGTAGTAGATGCCAGCGTTTTGCTCATGCCTTTAGTCCATTTTATTTCGCCGCTGGAGCCCCGCTGGGTCTCTACTCTGGCCGTAATTGATGATCGGCTGCGATTAGATGTATTAATCTACCGCTACCAAAATTCTTTTGAAAAAGTAGATGGCCTGGATGGGGAAGAAGGTACCTTTAACATGTGCTCGTTTTGGTACATCGAGGCTTTAGCCAAAAGCGGCCAAGTAGACCGGGCCGTCGAAAATTTTGAGAAAATGCTGGGTTACGCGAACCACTTAGGCTTATTTAGTGAGGAACTAGGCAAAAAAGGCGAACACTTAGGCAATTTCCCGCAAGCCTTTACGCACCTGGCTTTAATCAGTGCCGCCATGGAGTTAAACAAGCAGTTGGATCGGATTTATTCTTAG
- a CDS encoding arylsulfatase → MNKFLNFNVLLAFMCLELFWGCKRPQTETVFTTDTRPNIILILADDLGYSDLGCYGSEINTPNLDYLAANGVRFSRFYNTSRCCPTRAALLTGLYNHQAGIGEMTEDRSLPGYRGYLTETTVTLAEVLKEAGYHTGMVGKWHVSNTVVQPEAKAQLAWLNHQKQFPLFSPVAQYPTNRGFEKYYGNIWGVVDFFDPFSLVNNTSPVASVPKNYYHTNALSDSAVAYIQQFSKANQPFFLYVAETAPHWPLHALPEDIQKYKDTYQLGWDVIREKRYQKLIKLGLINPALCPLSPRIDNQLNWKDNPDQAWDARAMAVHAAMIDRMDQGIGKMIAALRVANELNNTLLVFLSDNGASPEDAAGYGPGFDRPSETRSGERIVYPVDKKVLPGPQNTFASIGPRWANVANTPFRYAKAQSYEGGIRTPMIAFWPKGIKNKPGTIVQQEAHVMDFMATFTQLAQAPYPAIYKGRPITPMQGISLVAAITGAKGEMHEALFNEHFGARYVRHQGWKLVSRNKEEWHLYKINSDETETNNLAAQYPHKVKELNEMWQNWATKNKVLSKP, encoded by the coding sequence ATGAACAAATTTTTAAATTTTAACGTGTTACTGGCTTTCATGTGTTTGGAATTATTTTGGGGTTGCAAAAGGCCCCAAACTGAAACGGTGTTTACGACAGATACACGTCCGAATATTATTCTTATTTTGGCCGACGACTTGGGATACTCGGATTTAGGTTGCTATGGTAGCGAAATTAACACCCCCAATCTTGATTATTTAGCCGCAAATGGGGTTAGATTTTCGCGGTTTTACAATACATCGCGGTGTTGCCCCACCCGGGCCGCCTTATTAACAGGTTTGTATAACCACCAAGCCGGCATTGGCGAAATGACTGAAGATCGTTCTCTTCCGGGTTACCGGGGTTATCTTACCGAAACTACAGTTACTTTGGCCGAAGTATTAAAAGAAGCTGGTTACCATACCGGCATGGTAGGAAAATGGCACGTCTCTAATACCGTAGTGCAACCAGAGGCAAAAGCGCAATTGGCCTGGTTGAATCACCAAAAACAATTTCCCTTGTTTTCACCAGTAGCGCAGTATCCTACCAACCGGGGGTTTGAGAAATATTACGGCAATATCTGGGGAGTGGTGGACTTCTTCGACCCTTTCAGTCTGGTAAATAATACTTCCCCGGTTGCATCCGTACCCAAAAATTACTACCATACCAATGCCTTGAGTGACTCGGCTGTTGCGTACATCCAGCAATTTAGTAAAGCAAACCAGCCATTTTTCCTGTACGTTGCCGAAACGGCTCCGCATTGGCCCTTGCATGCTTTGCCGGAAGATATTCAGAAATACAAAGATACTTACCAACTCGGGTGGGATGTAATTCGCGAAAAACGGTATCAAAAATTAATTAAACTAGGTTTAATTAATCCGGCCCTTTGTCCGTTATCTCCCCGGATTGACAATCAACTTAACTGGAAAGATAACCCGGACCAAGCCTGGGATGCCCGGGCAATGGCGGTACATGCCGCCATGATCGATCGCATGGATCAGGGAATAGGCAAAATGATTGCAGCTCTACGAGTTGCTAATGAATTAAACAATACCCTTCTTGTTTTCTTAAGTGATAACGGAGCTAGCCCAGAAGATGCTGCCGGTTACGGTCCTGGATTTGACCGGCCTAGTGAAACCAGATCCGGTGAAAGAATTGTTTACCCGGTGGATAAAAAAGTATTGCCGGGTCCCCAAAATACCTTTGCTTCTATTGGGCCCCGCTGGGCAAATGTTGCCAATACGCCGTTTCGGTACGCCAAAGCCCAGTCTTACGAAGGTGGTATCCGCACTCCCATGATTGCTTTTTGGCCAAAAGGGATAAAGAACAAGCCAGGAACCATCGTGCAACAAGAAGCACACGTTATGGATTTTATGGCAACTTTCACGCAACTGGCTCAAGCGCCTTATCCGGCTATCTATAAAGGCCGGCCAATAACTCCCATGCAGGGTATCAGTTTAGTAGCAGCCATAACAGGTGCCAAAGGTGAGATGCACGAGGCTTTATTCAACGAGCATTTTGGCGCCAGGTACGTCCGTCATCAGGGCTGGAAATTAGTTTCCCGAAATAAAGAAGAATGGCATCTATATAAAATAAACTCCGACGAAACAGAAACCAACAACCTGGCTGCACAATACCCCCATAAAGTAAAAGAATTAAACGAAATGTGGCAAAATTGGGCAACCAAGAATAAGGTGCTATCTAAACCTTAA